CTAAAAAAGGTTGGTAATATTCAACTCAACGTAATTGAAAGAAGAAGAGAGAGCCTGATAGGTGACAATGCAAAGTATTTTATACCAGCAGAAGATACGCAGTCAGTAATCCCTCTTTGTGATACGGTAATCATTACAGGGGCCTCTATCGCTAATGGAACCATAGATGAGCTTCTGAGTTATGTAAGATCAGATGCACAGGTGATAGTTACAGGACCTACGGCAAGTTTTCTGCCTGATGCCTTTTTCAAAAGAAACGTTAACGTTGTGAGCGGTGTATTGGTAACAAGGCCTGAGGAAGCCCTTGACATGCTTTCAGAGGGTGTAGGCGCATACCACCTCTTTAAAAAATGTGTGAAGAAGATAAACATATTTGACAGGGTGTAACTGAAGATGGAGCAACCATATATAAAAAGGAGACATACTCTATGGATACAGACAATCTTGATTTGGAAATATGCCTTGAAGAGGCAAAGGCGTTTCATGGCGATTTTTGCGCAGGGATTGCAATCGGTACAAGAATGTCAATTCTCGGGCTCAAAGCAATAGGTATAGACGACCCAAAAGGGAAAGACAGAAAGGATATTATTGTGTTTGCCGAAACAGACAGGTGTGTGACGGATGCAATCCTGGCGACAACCGGCTGCCATCCGGGCAAACGGACTATGAAGATATTTGATTACGGCAAGATGGCTGCTACATTTGTAAATCTGAAGACAGGCAAAGCGGTTCGGGTTTTCTTGAAAAATAAAGACGGCAATAGGAAGGTTACACGCGAAGAGCTTGAAAAATCGTCTGATCCAAATGCCTACGTAACGATGCCGGAAGAAGATCTTTTTAACATCGTTCAAGTATCTGTAGATCTGAAACCGGAGGATATGCCGGGCAAACCTCTCCAGATTGTGACCTGTTCCTCCTGCGGAGAGCGTATTATGGACAAGAGGGAAGTATACAGAGACGGCAGTATTTTATGCAGACCCTGTGCAGAGGATAAACGTTACTATACATTAATTAACCAAGGTCAGTGAAACAATAAAATATCCTTAAGAATTTATATTTTGAGGTAACAGTGTTATGAATTTTAA
Above is a window of Pseudomonadota bacterium DNA encoding:
- a CDS encoding FmdE family protein, with product MDTDNLDLEICLEEAKAFHGDFCAGIAIGTRMSILGLKAIGIDDPKGKDRKDIIVFAETDRCVTDAILATTGCHPGKRTMKIFDYGKMAATFVNLKTGKAVRVFLKNKDGNRKVTREELEKSSDPNAYVTMPEEDLFNIVQVSVDLKPEDMPGKPLQIVTCSSCGERIMDKREVYRDGSILCRPCAEDKRYYTLINQGQ